Proteins from a genomic interval of uncultured Desulfuromusa sp.:
- a CDS encoding cob(I)yrinic acid a,c-diamide adenosyltransferase has translation MAKNILIFTGNGKGKSTAAFGMALRAAGHGQRILILQFMKADDSTGELISFREKLGIDIRLTGLGFVPKPEHPKYPAHKEAAQKAFAVAREAMQSGDYDLLILDEICGSVSCGLIDEKQVLEALKGSRDDLNIVLTGRNATPAMIDMADTVTEMVPHKHALENGVPARKGVEF, from the coding sequence ATGGCAAAAAATATTCTGATTTTTACCGGTAATGGCAAAGGAAAATCAACAGCCGCCTTTGGTATGGCTCTTCGCGCTGCCGGCCACGGACAACGCATTCTGATCCTCCAGTTCATGAAAGCGGACGATTCCACTGGTGAACTGATCAGTTTTCGCGAAAAACTCGGAATAGATATCCGCCTGACCGGACTCGGATTCGTACCCAAGCCCGAACACCCCAAGTATCCTGCTCACAAAGAGGCAGCACAAAAAGCCTTTGCTGTCGCACGCGAAGCGATGCAGAGTGGCGATTATGACTTGCTGATTCTCGATGAAATCTGCGGTTCTGTGAGCTGTGGACTGATTGATGAAAAACAGGTTCTTGAAGCGCTGAAAGGATCACGTGATGATCTGAATATTGTCCTCACCGGTCGCAATGCCACCCCGGCAATGATTGATATGGCTGATACGGTAACGGAAATGGTTCCCCATAAACATGCGTTGGAAAATGGGGTTCCGGCACGCAAAGGGGTTGAGTTTTAA
- a CDS encoding TonB-dependent receptor — translation MKRSFIVLFTLLLTAGPLWADAVKMDPVVVTATRVGTPLSQIASSVTVITAEEIEAKQQTQLLDVLRSVPGVSLVQTGSPGAQTSIFLRGTDTRHTLLLIDGIEYRDASSSGGGPALENLTTDNIKQIEIVRGPQSVLYGSDAIGGVINIITKKGSQQPEGYASIEGGSYNTWIEKAGFSAGSETVSSSFSASRTDSDGFSSANEKDGNNEEDGYENTTLSFNLGAELSEIFSINLNVHSDDSTNDYDAYGPIDGDYNQETELLAGRLEGNLKLLDGRWNIAVGAAKTDKNRIANGPVYSDRYEYDGKITKLDMLNTILLGKNNTLILGAETEKDELESFSYLGDYSSFPTVTYTPFRYKESVTNNAIYIQDQITVGQFSAAIGLRHDDHDQFGGKTTWRFAPTYNLTSSGTRLKASVGTGFKAPTLYQLYGQLPPYNVGNEDLQPEESFGWDLGFEQSLLNSSVLISFTYFHNDIDDYIDYDYSDGYLNVDGLITQGVESSVAWYPFSLLDVTLGYTYTDSKNKKDNSRLLRRPLHKGTFDLNIYPVEKLQINLNAIYTSERDDDETLPEYTLVNLAASYQITDNCKIFSRVDNLFDKEYEEVTGYGTAELSGYAGIKLTF, via the coding sequence ATGAAAAGAAGTTTCATCGTACTATTCACCCTGCTACTTACAGCAGGACCACTCTGGGCAGACGCTGTCAAAATGGACCCGGTTGTCGTCACTGCCACTCGGGTTGGTACGCCGCTGAGCCAGATTGCCAGTTCAGTGACCGTCATCACTGCTGAAGAAATTGAGGCAAAACAGCAAACCCAGTTGCTGGACGTCCTGCGTAGTGTACCCGGAGTCTCTCTTGTCCAGACCGGGTCTCCAGGAGCACAGACCTCCATATTTCTCAGGGGAACCGATACCCGGCACACACTACTGCTGATTGACGGTATCGAGTACCGCGACGCTTCTTCATCCGGTGGCGGACCGGCCCTTGAAAACCTGACCACGGACAATATAAAACAAATCGAAATCGTTCGCGGCCCCCAAAGCGTTCTCTACGGTTCCGATGCCATTGGCGGGGTCATCAACATTATCACCAAAAAAGGCTCACAACAGCCTGAAGGATACGCTTCGATTGAAGGTGGTTCCTATAACACATGGATTGAAAAAGCCGGTTTTTCCGCCGGGAGCGAAACCGTCTCATCCTCTTTTTCCGCCTCCAGAACCGACTCCGACGGTTTTTCTTCAGCCAATGAAAAGGACGGCAACAATGAAGAAGACGGCTATGAAAATACGACGCTGAGTTTTAATCTCGGTGCGGAGCTTTCGGAAATCTTCTCCATCAATCTCAATGTCCATTCCGACGACAGTACCAATGATTACGATGCTTACGGTCCTATCGATGGAGACTATAACCAGGAGACGGAACTCCTCGCCGGGCGCCTGGAAGGCAACCTGAAGCTACTGGACGGTCGTTGGAACATTGCTGTTGGCGCTGCAAAAACCGACAAAAACAGAATTGCCAATGGGCCTGTCTATTCCGACAGATATGAATATGACGGTAAAATCACCAAACTGGACATGTTGAATACAATCCTGCTGGGGAAAAACAATACCCTTATTCTGGGTGCGGAAACGGAAAAGGACGAATTGGAGTCATTTTCCTATCTGGGTGACTACAGTAGTTTTCCGACAGTGACCTATACCCCTTTCCGCTACAAAGAAAGTGTCACCAATAACGCTATTTATATTCAGGATCAGATCACCGTCGGACAATTTTCGGCAGCAATCGGTCTGCGTCACGACGATCATGATCAATTCGGCGGCAAAACCACCTGGCGATTCGCCCCCACCTATAACCTCACAAGCAGCGGAACACGCCTGAAAGCATCTGTCGGCACAGGGTTCAAGGCTCCCACTCTTTATCAGCTTTACGGCCAGTTACCGCCATACAATGTCGGCAATGAAGATCTGCAACCGGAAGAAAGTTTCGGTTGGGATCTTGGTTTTGAACAGTCCCTGTTAAACAGCAGCGTCCTTATTTCTTTCACCTATTTCCATAACGATATTGATGACTACATTGATTACGACTACAGCGACGGTTATCTGAATGTTGACGGCCTGATCACCCAAGGGGTCGAATCTTCAGTGGCATGGTATCCTTTCAGCCTGCTGGATGTTACCCTGGGATACACTTATACCGACTCTAAAAACAAGAAAGATAATAGTCGGTTACTCAGGCGACCTCTACATAAGGGAACTTTTGATTTGAACATCTATCCAGTTGAAAAACTGCAGATCAATCTGAATGCAATTTATACCAGCGAACGG
- a CDS encoding cobyric acid synthase, whose product MEALSKHGGNLRQASQISGLPQQELLDFSASINPLGFPQWLRPLISSQISSLVNYPDPEANELVAALAAHHQVEPDQVITGNGASELLCLLPQVLKRKRALVAIPSYCDYTAMAKAAGLQVDTLQLMPEKGFQLNIGQLSSMLKDDDLVILGHPNNPTGKLCDPTALRELIRNRPRNDFIIDESFIDFTNPEHSLRRQRPANLIIVQSMTKSWAIPGLRLGYALADPKVISAMRRMRPDWSVNTIAQSVGIRALQDRDFLKRTCAYVHQQRLDLFAQLGSIHGLHPFPGDANFILVRIDDPTLEVSTLEKKLLKKGIIIRNCSNFEGLDNRYFRVAVRTEKEQRKLCTELDACINAVSSKKMARKTPAIMFQGTGSNAGKSILTAALCRILYQDGVSVSPFKAQNMSLNSCVTFQGGEMGRAQVLQAQACRLDADVRMNPVLLKPSSATGSQVIVCGKVLETMHFRDYAERRSEIFTQVQQCYDSLAGEHQVMVLEGAGSPAEINLKSRDIVNMNMARHADAKVLLVGDIDRGGVFASFVGTMELLNEWERKLVSGFVINRFRGDPTLLGDALDLTSLHTGKPFFGTVPYLQNLGLPEEDSVDFKDGLLDTEKGVGNILDIALIDLPHISNFTDVDALRIEADVHVRRVCRAEDLGQPDAVILPGTKNVIADLDYLQTSGLANAIRQLAETEATEIVGICGGYQLLGEKIADPNAIESAGKTCQGLELLALETTLLPDKIMTRCQADHLPSQESLQGYEIHHGNSVGRNLKPLIQRADGMVIGSYVEDREQIWGTYLHGVFDADGFRRWFLDRLRQRKGWQPISKILSPYDLEPALDRLADHVRAALNMDKIYQVLGL is encoded by the coding sequence ATGGAAGCTCTATCGAAACACGGTGGGAATCTGCGCCAAGCCAGTCAAATCAGTGGTTTGCCACAACAGGAACTGCTTGATTTTTCTGCCAGCATCAATCCCCTCGGTTTTCCACAATGGTTGCGCCCACTGATCAGCTCTCAAATCAGTTCCCTGGTAAATTACCCTGATCCCGAAGCCAATGAACTGGTCGCAGCTCTGGCCGCACATCATCAGGTTGAACCCGATCAGGTCATCACCGGTAACGGTGCCAGTGAACTGCTGTGCCTGCTTCCGCAGGTTCTTAAACGCAAACGGGCTCTGGTCGCGATTCCCAGTTACTGTGATTATACAGCCATGGCAAAAGCTGCGGGGTTACAAGTTGATACCCTGCAGCTGATGCCCGAAAAAGGTTTCCAACTCAATATCGGCCAACTTTCGTCAATGCTCAAGGACGATGATCTGGTGATCCTTGGACACCCCAACAATCCCACGGGAAAGTTGTGTGATCCAACAGCTTTACGGGAACTGATCCGGAATCGTCCACGCAATGATTTCATTATCGATGAATCTTTTATCGATTTTACCAACCCGGAACATTCTCTCCGCCGGCAGCGACCTGCCAACCTGATCATCGTCCAGTCCATGACGAAATCCTGGGCTATCCCCGGTTTGCGCCTGGGTTACGCCCTGGCTGATCCAAAAGTGATCAGCGCCATGCGCCGCATGCGCCCTGATTGGTCGGTCAATACCATTGCCCAGTCCGTAGGGATTCGCGCCTTGCAGGATCGCGATTTCCTCAAACGGACATGTGCGTATGTGCACCAGCAACGACTGGATCTGTTTGCGCAACTCGGCTCTATTCACGGTCTGCACCCCTTCCCCGGTGATGCAAATTTCATCCTTGTCCGCATTGATGACCCCACACTAGAGGTTTCTACTCTGGAGAAAAAACTCCTGAAAAAAGGAATTATTATCCGCAACTGCAGCAATTTCGAGGGGCTTGATAACCGCTACTTCCGTGTAGCGGTAAGAACAGAGAAAGAGCAGCGAAAACTCTGTACCGAGCTGGATGCATGCATCAATGCGGTATCATCAAAAAAAATGGCGCGCAAGACTCCAGCCATCATGTTTCAGGGGACCGGGTCCAATGCCGGTAAAAGCATCCTCACTGCAGCCTTGTGCCGCATTCTTTATCAAGACGGAGTGTCGGTGTCACCGTTCAAAGCACAAAATATGTCCCTCAATTCATGTGTCACTTTTCAGGGGGGCGAAATGGGTCGGGCGCAAGTGCTACAGGCTCAAGCCTGTCGTCTTGATGCCGATGTGCGGATGAATCCGGTGCTGCTCAAACCGAGCAGCGCCACCGGATCGCAGGTGATTGTTTGCGGCAAGGTTCTGGAAACGATGCATTTTCGTGACTATGCCGAACGGCGCAGTGAGATTTTTACCCAGGTGCAACAATGTTATGACAGCCTTGCCGGTGAGCATCAGGTGATGGTGCTGGAAGGAGCCGGTAGCCCGGCGGAGATCAATCTGAAATCACGCGATATCGTCAATATGAATATGGCACGCCATGCCGATGCCAAGGTGTTGCTGGTTGGCGATATCGACCGTGGCGGGGTCTTTGCCTCCTTTGTCGGCACCATGGAATTGCTCAATGAGTGGGAGCGAAAACTGGTCAGTGGATTTGTCATTAACCGTTTTCGTGGTGATCCAACCCTGTTAGGTGACGCTCTGGATTTGACCAGCCTGCATACGGGGAAACCTTTTTTTGGCACTGTCCCCTATCTGCAAAACCTCGGTTTGCCGGAGGAGGATTCTGTCGATTTCAAAGATGGTCTGCTCGATACGGAAAAAGGGGTGGGGAATATTCTCGATATCGCCCTCATCGACCTACCCCATATCTCCAACTTTACCGATGTCGATGCACTGCGGATCGAAGCGGATGTGCATGTGCGCCGGGTGTGCCGGGCTGAAGATCTGGGGCAACCGGATGCGGTGATCCTGCCGGGAACAAAGAATGTGATTGCTGATCTTGACTATCTGCAGACTTCAGGGCTGGCCAATGCCATCCGCCAATTGGCCGAGACAGAAGCGACTGAGATTGTCGGCATCTGTGGTGGCTATCAACTGCTGGGTGAAAAAATTGCCGATCCCAATGCCATTGAATCCGCCGGGAAAACTTGTCAAGGATTGGAGTTACTGGCGCTGGAAACAACCCTCCTGCCGGACAAAATCATGACCCGCTGTCAAGCCGACCATTTACCTTCACAGGAATCCCTCCAGGGTTACGAAATTCATCACGGCAACAGCGTCGGCCGTAACCTTAAACCACTGATTCAACGCGCAGATGGCATGGTTATCGGCAGTTATGTCGAAGATCGGGAACAGATATGGGGAACTTATCTGCATGGCGTCTTTGATGCCGATGGTTTCCGCCGCTGGTTTCTGGATCGGTTGCGGCAACGGAAAGGTTGGCAGCCGATCAGCAAGATACTCTCTCCCTACGATCTTGAACCCGCTCTCGACCGGTTAGCCGACCATGTCCGTGCCGCGCTGAACATGGACAAAATTTATCAGGTTCTCGGCTTATGA
- a CDS encoding PLP-dependent aminotransferase family protein has translation MTIWKPELKDGKGPKYRQIADAISEAVEAGILNPGTRLTPHRILAYELGISPNTTSRAYAECVNRGLLYGETGRGTFVKIPRKDLDRSQGLGRAQGPVDFSRNLPFPGPGAAHLASTLSQLGASHDLQVFLDYQTGDGHLKHHLEAGKTWLNRTGVKASNEEIVITNGAQHGIFTTLMSVTCPGDTIVTEKLTYSPIRLMAKRLGLKLRTVEMDDEGLNPDALDRACSASQVKVVYLTPTIQTPTTITMGEDRRKAIAALARRHNLILIEDDVYGPLRPELVVPLVELAPERTIYMSSCSKCLAPGLRVAFLRAPDTMVRSLRQAVALSCWMVPPLMSEVASRWIVDGTASLLTEAQRSNAAERQVAAKKILDGYIFRADPHGFHLWLTLPSHWQSDIFCREAERRGVILSSGHIFAPDNRFDPGAVRINLSHEPDQNRVMAGLEVLAELLKEEDRQGVMVL, from the coding sequence ATGACAATTTGGAAGCCTGAGCTTAAAGATGGAAAAGGTCCGAAGTATCGGCAGATTGCCGATGCGATCTCAGAGGCCGTTGAAGCCGGTATTTTAAATCCGGGTACCCGGCTGACACCTCACCGTATCCTTGCCTATGAGCTTGGCATTTCGCCTAATACCACCAGTCGGGCCTATGCGGAATGTGTGAATCGCGGGTTGCTCTACGGAGAAACAGGACGGGGGACTTTTGTAAAAATTCCCCGGAAGGATCTGGATCGGTCCCAAGGCTTAGGGCGGGCGCAGGGGCCTGTTGATTTCTCCCGGAATCTGCCTTTTCCTGGGCCTGGAGCCGCCCATCTTGCCAGTACCTTATCTCAGTTAGGAGCAAGTCATGATCTTCAAGTCTTTCTGGATTACCAAACTGGTGACGGCCATCTGAAACATCACCTGGAGGCAGGAAAAACCTGGTTGAATCGGACCGGTGTTAAGGCATCGAATGAAGAGATCGTCATCACCAACGGAGCTCAGCACGGTATTTTCACCACATTGATGAGCGTCACCTGCCCGGGAGATACTATTGTTACCGAAAAACTGACCTATTCCCCCATTCGGTTGATGGCAAAGCGCCTGGGTCTGAAGTTGCGCACTGTGGAGATGGATGACGAGGGGCTTAATCCTGATGCTTTAGACAGAGCCTGTTCCGCATCTCAGGTCAAGGTGGTTTACCTGACTCCCACGATTCAGACTCCAACTACGATCACCATGGGAGAAGATCGGCGGAAAGCTATTGCTGCTCTGGCCAGACGGCACAACCTGATTCTCATTGAAGACGACGTGTACGGGCCACTCAGGCCGGAGCTTGTTGTGCCGTTAGTGGAACTGGCACCAGAGAGGACCATTTACATGAGTTCTTGCTCCAAATGCCTGGCCCCTGGGCTCAGAGTTGCGTTTTTGCGTGCACCGGACACCATGGTTCGCTCTCTGCGTCAGGCCGTGGCCCTAAGTTGTTGGATGGTGCCGCCGTTGATGAGTGAGGTGGCCAGCCGGTGGATAGTTGACGGGACAGCTTCCCTTTTAACTGAAGCACAGCGGTCCAATGCTGCGGAACGACAGGTCGCAGCTAAAAAAATCCTTGACGGATATATATTTCGAGCCGATCCTCACGGGTTTCATCTCTGGCTGACTCTTCCTTCTCACTGGCAGTCAGATATCTTCTGCCGGGAGGCAGAGCGTCGGGGAGTCATTCTCTCTTCCGGACATATCTTTGCGCCGGACAATCGGTTTGATCCTGGAGCTGTCCGGATCAACCTGAGCCACGAACCTGATCAAAACCGAGTCATGGCAGGCCTTGAAGTTCTGGCGGAACTTTTGAAGGAAGAGGACAGGCAGGGCGTGATGGTGCTTTAA
- a CDS encoding DMT family transporter gives MRVSRPKTGILLSFICLFILGAMPVITNSRPADSNALEFALALSFWQLIFALPLFLYELHSGARRMVSAGSGKRPQLRTFVVGITTGIMFGLSTWFYVLSMEQAGAISASIAIQSYPLFAVLTEFILLRQRKSLQETAVTLVLVVALYYLGTQGSWQIMGMSGWFFVALSVPLLWSIAHVLIRQELMHSPVTPAQVTFFRVLISTIFLGMVLALTGSSFAILLDPVILPFAMVMGFFYYMELIVWFYAMQHIDVSLASAVTTPWPAVTMGLSVIFLGEHLKSYQIYTFCIVAACIYALLALAIKGGTQNVESDL, from the coding sequence ATGCGCGTTTCACGACCTAAAACCGGGATCTTGCTTTCCTTTATCTGTCTCTTCATCCTTGGGGCCATGCCTGTGATTACCAACAGCCGGCCAGCCGACTCAAATGCCCTGGAATTTGCATTGGCCCTTTCCTTTTGGCAACTCATCTTTGCACTGCCCCTCTTTCTTTACGAACTGCACTCCGGCGCAAGGAGGATGGTTTCTGCCGGATCCGGGAAAAGACCACAATTACGCACTTTTGTCGTCGGCATTACAACGGGAATAATGTTCGGGCTGTCAACCTGGTTTTATGTGCTTTCCATGGAGCAGGCCGGTGCGATCAGCGCATCCATAGCCATTCAGTCCTACCCCCTGTTTGCCGTTCTCACGGAATTTATACTGCTTCGCCAGAGAAAAAGCTTACAGGAAACAGCCGTCACCCTTGTCCTGGTGGTGGCACTTTATTACCTCGGCACCCAAGGTTCCTGGCAAATCATGGGCATGTCGGGATGGTTTTTTGTTGCCTTAAGTGTTCCGCTGTTGTGGAGTATTGCTCATGTCCTGATTCGACAGGAGCTGATGCACAGTCCCGTAACTCCGGCTCAGGTGACCTTTTTCCGGGTGCTGATTTCTACGATATTTCTCGGGATGGTTCTTGCTCTTACCGGCAGTTCTTTTGCCATCCTGTTGGACCCGGTGATCCTTCCTTTTGCCATGGTCATGGGATTTTTCTACTACATGGAATTGATCGTCTGGTTTTATGCCATGCAGCACATTGACGTCTCTCTAGCCAGCGCCGTGACCACACCCTGGCCCGCTGTCACCATGGGTCTTTCGGTCATATTCCTGGGAGAACATCTTAAAAGCTATCAAATTTATACATTCTGTATTGTGGCGGCCTGTATTTATGCCTTACTGGCCTTGGCAATCAAAGGCGGCACCCAAAACGTTGAATCTGATCTCTAA
- the cbiB gene encoding adenosylcobinamide-phosphate synthase CbiB — protein sequence MIPLSVQILLALLLDFLIGDPRWLPHPVKGIGRLALWLENPLRQRFPLRIAGMIAVLLIITISSGTVWLCCRLATALHPLCGDLLSILLLTTCFAMQDLRHHALAVYNPLIAGNLTQAKIKVAMLVGRDTKTLEAKEISRATVESVAENTVDGITAPLLFAFIGGAPGAILYKAINTLDSTYGYKNQRYLQFGWAAARLDDLANFLPARISALLVPLAAWFTGENGSRAWRIFVRDRHNHPSPNGGQIEAAFAGALGVQLGGAISYGEVASFRPYLGDSHEEMNPDKIKTALRLMVGTSLCVVAGGVILELLTA from the coding sequence ATGATTCCCCTCTCTGTCCAAATTTTACTGGCACTGCTTCTTGACTTCTTGATTGGCGACCCCCGTTGGTTACCCCATCCGGTCAAAGGAATCGGGCGTTTGGCTTTGTGGCTTGAAAATCCACTGCGGCAACGCTTTCCTCTGCGTATCGCAGGGATGATTGCAGTGCTGCTGATTATCACTATTAGTAGCGGTACGGTTTGGCTTTGTTGCCGGCTGGCAACAGCACTCCACCCCCTTTGCGGTGACCTGCTCTCAATTCTTCTGCTCACTACCTGTTTTGCCATGCAGGATTTGCGACACCATGCCCTGGCGGTTTATAATCCCCTTATTGCCGGGAATCTGACTCAGGCAAAAATAAAGGTCGCCATGTTGGTAGGACGTGATACAAAAACGCTTGAGGCAAAAGAGATTTCCCGCGCTACGGTAGAAAGTGTCGCCGAAAACACTGTCGATGGCATCACAGCGCCCCTCCTTTTTGCATTTATCGGCGGTGCACCCGGCGCTATTTTATACAAAGCCATCAATACCCTGGATTCAACTTACGGTTATAAAAATCAGCGTTACCTTCAGTTTGGCTGGGCTGCTGCACGGCTCGATGATTTGGCCAATTTTCTCCCGGCACGGATCAGCGCACTCCTGGTCCCGCTGGCCGCCTGGTTCACAGGGGAAAACGGTTCCCGGGCATGGCGCATTTTTGTCCGTGATCGACACAACCATCCCAGCCCCAACGGCGGCCAGATTGAAGCAGCTTTTGCCGGGGCATTAGGGGTCCAACTGGGGGGAGCAATCAGCTATGGCGAGGTAGCATCATTCCGCCCTTACCTGGGAGATTCGCATGAGGAAATGAATCCGGACAAAATTAAAACGGCACTCCGTCTCATGGTGGGCACTTCACTTTGCGTCGTCGCCGGCGGAGTAATATTAGAACTGTTAACAGCCTAG